In Devosia litorisediminis, one genomic interval encodes:
- a CDS encoding ABC-F family ATP-binding cassette domain-containing protein, with product MPASVTLHQLTYATPDNQPLFTGLDLAFGNHRTGLIGRNGTGKSTLLAIIAGLIPPAAGSVTIAGSLAMLEQSVQVLPSDTIADHLGISTALERLARLERGQGSLEDAENADWTLPARISSALDDVGLPDYPTDRTLGKLSGGQRTRLALARLILAEPDIILLDEPTNNLDTGGRDAVANLLRHWRGAAIVVSHDRTLLREMDAIVELTTLGVHSYGGNWEHYAERKALEHDAAQHELSTAERKVADIDRKIQNVAEKKARKDGAGKRKAAKGGMPKILLGGMKENAENSSGENARIASRQRSEAAELASAARARVEVLTPLTVSLAPTRLPAGRTVLQATALSGGPDTVTLLISNLSFSITGPQRVAISGPNGSGKTTMLRLLTGDLPAQHGTAHIHVPYAMLDQTVSLLDPAQTIRDNFRALNPDSDERTCRAALARFMFRADAALQLAGTLSGGEMLRAGLACTIGGDHPPQLLILDEPTNHLDIGAVEELEAGLRSYDGALLVVSHDTDFLNSIRIERQIELPAAEPPP from the coding sequence ATGCCCGCCTCCGTCACCCTGCACCAGCTCACCTACGCCACACCCGATAACCAGCCGCTCTTTACCGGTCTCGACCTCGCATTCGGCAACCACCGAACCGGCTTGATCGGTCGCAATGGCACGGGCAAATCCACCCTGCTGGCCATCATTGCCGGACTAATCCCCCCTGCTGCCGGATCGGTTACCATTGCCGGGTCGCTCGCCATGCTGGAGCAGTCCGTGCAGGTTTTGCCGTCCGATACCATTGCCGATCATCTCGGTATTTCCACTGCCCTTGAGCGCCTCGCCCGGCTTGAACGGGGTCAGGGTAGTCTTGAGGATGCCGAAAACGCCGACTGGACCCTGCCTGCGCGTATCTCCAGCGCGCTCGACGATGTGGGCCTGCCCGATTACCCCACCGACCGGACGCTGGGCAAGCTCAGTGGCGGCCAGCGCACCAGACTGGCACTAGCTCGTCTGATCCTGGCTGAACCCGACATCATCCTGCTCGATGAGCCCACCAACAACCTGGACACCGGAGGTCGTGACGCGGTCGCGAACCTGCTGCGCCACTGGCGCGGCGCCGCCATCGTCGTCAGCCATGACCGCACCCTGCTGCGGGAAATGGACGCCATCGTCGAGCTAACCACGCTGGGAGTCCACAGCTATGGCGGCAATTGGGAACACTATGCCGAGCGCAAGGCCCTCGAACACGATGCGGCTCAACACGAGCTATCAACCGCCGAACGCAAGGTCGCCGACATCGACCGCAAGATCCAGAATGTGGCCGAAAAGAAGGCCCGCAAGGACGGCGCTGGCAAGCGCAAGGCGGCGAAGGGCGGCATGCCCAAAATCCTGCTCGGCGGTATGAAGGAGAATGCCGAAAATTCCAGCGGCGAGAATGCCCGCATTGCCAGCCGCCAGCGCAGCGAGGCCGCCGAACTGGCCAGCGCCGCCCGCGCCAGGGTCGAAGTACTCACTCCCCTGACGGTTTCGCTCGCGCCCACCCGATTGCCCGCTGGCCGCACCGTGCTGCAGGCCACTGCGCTCTCGGGAGGGCCTGACACCGTCACCCTGCTGATCAGCAACTTGTCCTTCTCCATCACCGGGCCGCAGCGCGTCGCCATCTCAGGCCCCAATGGTTCAGGCAAGACCACCATGCTGCGTTTGTTGACGGGCGATCTTCCGGCCCAACACGGCACAGCGCATATTCATGTGCCCTACGCCATGCTCGATCAGACCGTCAGCCTGCTCGATCCGGCCCAGACCATTCGCGACAATTTTCGCGCCCTCAACCCGGACAGCGATGAGCGCACCTGCCGTGCCGCGCTCGCCCGCTTCATGTTCCGCGCTGATGCCGCACTGCAGCTGGCCGGCACGCTCAGTGGCGGTGAAATGCTGCGCGCTGGCCTGGCCTGCACCATTGGCGGCGATCACCCGCCCCAACTGCTTATCCTGGATGAACCCACCAACCATCTCGATATCGGCGCCGTTGAGGAGCTCGAGGCTGGCCTGCGCAGCTATGACGGGGCCTTGCTGGTGGTCAGCCATGATACCGATTTTCTCAATTCGATCAGAATCGAACGCCAAATCGAACTGCCCGCTGCCGAACCGCCGCCATGA
- a CDS encoding curlin, translated as MKRTIITTAIAAMIAVSAAPTMANDVFISQYGYSNSSGGSQTGWYNRFGLQQRGSWNTGLSRQNGNRNISAIGQEGRNNRAETIQRGNRNAAGIGQFGTNHNAIISQDGNGNITAGVQTGNGCNANVVQGGSGNVTAFVQVCE; from the coding sequence ATGAAGCGCACCATCATCACCACCGCAATTGCCGCCATGATCGCCGTGAGCGCGGCCCCAACCATGGCCAACGACGTCTTCATCAGCCAGTACGGCTATAGCAACAGTTCAGGCGGCAGCCAGACCGGCTGGTACAACCGCTTTGGTCTGCAGCAGCGCGGCAGCTGGAACACCGGTTTGAGCCGTCAGAACGGCAACCGCAATATCAGCGCGATCGGTCAGGAGGGCCGCAACAACCGCGCCGAAACCATCCAGCGCGGCAACCGCAACGCCGCCGGCATCGGCCAGTTCGGCACCAACCACAACGCGATCATCAGCCAGGACGGCAATGGCAACATCACGGCAGGCGTGCAGACGGGCAATGGCTGCAACGCCAATGTGGTTCAGGGCGGTTCGGGCAATGTCACCGCTTTCGTGCAGGTCTGCGAGTAG
- a CDS encoding ArsR/SmtB family transcription factor: MESIQAIDVFTALSQATRLEAFKLIITHEPSGMPAGEIARQLDVPQNTMSTHLAILTRAGLIEAERQGRSIVYRAVLERVREIANFLVQDCCGGRPELCEPLIADITPCCSPKEAHHV, translated from the coding sequence ATGGAATCAATTCAGGCAATCGATGTCTTCACGGCGCTCTCGCAGGCCACCCGCCTCGAGGCCTTCAAACTCATCATCACACACGAACCCTCAGGCATGCCCGCCGGTGAAATTGCCCGCCAGCTCGACGTGCCGCAAAACACCATGTCGACCCATTTGGCGATCCTGACCCGCGCCGGACTGATCGAAGCCGAGCGCCAGGGGCGCTCCATCGTCTATCGCGCCGTGCTCGAACGCGTGCGCGAGATCGCCAATTTCCTCGTGCAGGACTGCTGCGGCGGTCGCCCCGAGCTTTGCGAACCTCTCATCGCCGATATCACACCCTGCTGCAGCCCCAAGGAAGCGCACCATGTCTGA
- a CDS encoding arsenate reductase ArsC: MSDRVYNVLFLCTGNSARSIIGEALMNNLPDGRFRAYSAGSTPKGEVHPMTLETLSRAGIATDGLRSKSWDEFTTPDAPELDFIFTVCDNAAGEACPLWPGKPMTAHWGISDPAAVSGPDFKQRAAFEDTLRFLRNRINAFASLPLSSIDRMTLKSRLAGIGAMEGTTDNEEVA, translated from the coding sequence ATGTCTGATCGCGTCTACAATGTCCTGTTCCTGTGCACCGGGAATTCGGCCCGCTCCATCATCGGCGAAGCCTTGATGAACAACCTCCCCGACGGCCGATTCCGCGCTTACTCTGCGGGATCCACGCCCAAGGGTGAAGTGCACCCCATGACATTGGAAACCCTGTCTAGGGCGGGCATTGCCACCGATGGTCTGCGCTCGAAATCCTGGGACGAGTTTACGACCCCAGACGCGCCCGAGTTGGACTTCATCTTCACCGTTTGTGATAACGCCGCGGGCGAAGCCTGCCCGCTTTGGCCCGGCAAGCCCATGACCGCCCACTGGGGGATCAGCGATCCCGCGGCAGTTTCTGGCCCGGACTTTAAACAACGCGCCGCCTTTGAAGACACCCTTCGATTTCTGCGCAACCGCATCAACGCCTTTGCCAGCCTCCCGCTGTCCTCAATTGATCGCATGACGCTCAAATCCAGGCTCGCCGGCATCGGCGCCATGGAAGGCACAACCGATAACGAGGAAGTTGCCTAA
- the csgH gene encoding curli-like amyloid fiber formation chaperone CsgH, translating to MTQLTRTLPLFFGVGIVAIAASVGMASSDTNSLRCDIAEQNQNGMRTITGSVFSPQDVSGEYRFAIRSASNGNSSNISQGGAFSALANEAVSVGQMMINADARYSVDFSIIVGGQTVACTQNGARFT from the coding sequence ATGACTCAGCTTACCCGCACCCTGCCCCTGTTTTTTGGCGTCGGCATCGTCGCCATCGCCGCATCTGTGGGCATGGCCAGTTCCGATACCAATTCCCTGCGTTGCGACATCGCCGAGCAGAACCAGAATGGCATGCGGACAATCACGGGCTCTGTCTTCAGTCCACAGGACGTCAGCGGCGAGTATCGCTTTGCCATCAGGAGCGCCAGCAACGGCAATTCGTCCAACATCAGCCAGGGAGGCGCGTTCTCAGCCCTCGCCAATGAGGCCGTCTCCGTCGGCCAGATGATGATCAATGCCGACGCGCGCTACAGCGTCGACTTCTCAATCATCGTGGGCGGGCAGACTGTCGCCTGTACCCAGAACGGCGCGCGCTTCACCTGA
- a CDS encoding curlin: MTTKLFKTLAIATTALIISAASLSTPAMAGGQFSLSFAPQNSEHQQVLGLGLLMLSLVNGASEGGANVRQNGNHNTAGVDQRGRNNNGLIVQDGNGHHGTIEQRGNNNNCALLQFGENTRGRCAQFGNNQTGITTVFGF, translated from the coding sequence ATGACCACCAAGCTCTTCAAGACCCTCGCCATCGCCACTACAGCCCTCATCATCAGTGCAGCGAGCCTGTCGACCCCGGCTATGGCTGGTGGCCAGTTCAGTCTGAGCTTTGCCCCTCAGAATTCCGAGCACCAACAGGTACTAGGTCTGGGTCTGCTCATGCTCTCACTGGTCAACGGCGCCTCCGAGGGCGGCGCAAATGTCCGCCAGAACGGCAATCACAACACTGCTGGTGTCGATCAGCGCGGCCGCAACAACAACGGCCTGATCGTGCAGGACGGCAATGGCCATCACGGCACCATCGAGCAGCGCGGTAACAACAATAACTGCGCCCTGCTGCAGTTTGGCGAAAACACCCGTGGTCGCTGTGCCCAGTTTGGCAACAATCAGACGGGTATCACCACAGTCTTTGGCTTCTAG